In Calonectris borealis chromosome 25, bCalBor7.hap1.2, whole genome shotgun sequence, the following proteins share a genomic window:
- the RLF gene encoding zinc finger protein Rlf isoform X6, with translation MELTLFWSKLQRRIDPSLDSFLERCRQFGIIAKTLQHLFFLIRVIQSEAEEAGLAVSVLLCVRALQIRSNGSDEMKTSVCKTIACLLPEDLEVRRACQLTEFLLEPTLSAFNVLEELYMQPDQKFDEENALVPNSLRCELLLALKAYWPFDPEFWDWKTLKRHCLKLLGKVASDSEDDASCNMSINETDMLETFFSDYDETKEHKYYDGKDTMNHPKEKARVKKPIGSSERYQRWLQYKFFCVLCKRECIEARILHHSKMHMEDGVYTCPVCTKKFKRKEFFVPHVMEHVKMPPSRTHRPKKKIILKKERSPQKTTASSSPPPAFQEKSHQPQLPENFENDTHEYVTFSQLENCQLQDRDIYPCPGTDCSRVFKQFKYLSVHLKAEHQNNDENAKHYLDMKNRREKCAFCRRHFMTSFHLREHERVHCGPQPYMCVSMDCYARFGSVNELLNHKQTHDDLRYKCELNGCNIVFSDLGQLYHHEAQHFRDASYTCNFFGCKKFYYSKTEFQNHLAVHNIDVSNGEVKQTLKLEELVSKDKCSYLPEAQLLEQSENSSLNDNLDPSGSQEIPQIKEEALSDSEDLDSESNSSLHCGDHSADTAVNEGQVSPLPIETTAHNQSVSGFLMSQEGVFHPADVKQQCSSLAVCFDEKKLSCGFEGCCSTHKNSRSVQKHLRRAHPYNFKGKKNMEMKTKDFLDLLSDAQDSKSPTDISTELGHNSDTNADSPESLYCTIDAKGSNGLKEETCPSSPETSVYDSSKESNIEDNMLELMLGLKHLSLKNSNIQNSSRHKPFLGSLQSYSSRDAKCPESVDETTSKFQLQEQQDNLPSQYLTQLAAKPFFCECQGCTCEFVTREALLMHYVKKHNYSKEMVLQLNMFQHRYSPFKCHICQRSFTRKTHLRIHYRNKHQIGCERVAHKVCSNEKFDHVGLCTDNMHKNSTVPTPVCATNVEFIEHSDHSEQLCHPKKEDCSSETDLESSEETDNNVTRKTSNIASLDSHKEELEARQGRGSKRTVAKGNLCYILHKYHKPFHCIHKSCNSAFTNQKGLIRHYRTVHQYNKEQLCLEKDKAGTKRELVKCKKIFACKYKECGKRFLCSKALAKHCSDFHNEHLEDQKLLSEAESARFACNQAQCPAVFYTFNKLKQHLIEEHANEEKLNKDFEIHCDLNGCDRIFTNYSHYSQHVYFRHSEYYDSLFGNQKEEEDNQDKDKNEQSYLKNSFDISKQNGKELKEKSKRISRSREKHLMNFKTKEEALQMCKEKSNQTQYPCMVQGCLSVVKLESSIVRHYKRTHQMTNMYIEQRIQKLVVCVKCGIMIEKQSCSETALDLDKKGVKVKEDKSGNPEYVQESEKPLVPNTDCDPQDVSNEDQKRCPSSSVSFDASAFMYSGTLKYNHSSKNTCFEEHNIRETVMCKTEDFSENSERENSSYFSSLQLELPREKDPEGCQHSAVNQNAKRNILCATKDKFQKPPMSKPFDLKTYKPMGFESSFLKFIQESEGKDDDDDDDFDEVVEWESPEQLPVDKTLQKERDDQGDTPVNNFVNDKNVIITQNNHGQLTEIQPLLSESSSAPSLENLRAILDKALTDCGDLALKQLHYLRPVVVLERSKFSTPLIDLFPTKKADELCVGST, from the exons GGAACTGACGCTTTTCTGGAGCAAACTGCAGAGAAGAATAGATCCTTCTTTAGATTCCTTTTTGGAGAGATGTCGCCAGTTTGGCATCATTGCCAAGACactacagcatttatttttcttgataaGAGTCATACAATCTGAA gcagaAGAAGCAGGACTTGCTGTGTCTGTTTTGTTATGTGTGAGAGCCCTTCAGATCAGATCAAATGGAAGTGATGAAATGAAGACATCAGTATGTAAAACAATTGCATGCCTTTTACCAGAAGACCTTGAAGTTAGAAGAGCTTGTCAGCTCACAGAATTTTTACTTGAGCCAACTTTGAGTGCATTTAATGTGTTGGAAGAGCTCTATATGCAACCAGATCAAAAATTTGATGAAGAAAATGCACTGGTTCCAAATTCACTCCGTTGTGAGCTGCTGTTAGCTTTAAAAGCATATTGGCCATTTGATCCTGAATTTTGGGACTGGAAGACTTTAAAGCGGCATTGCCTTAAACTGTTAGGGAAAGTAGCTTCTGATTCCGAGGATGATGCAAGTTGTAATATGTCAATCAATGAAACCGACATGTTAGAAACTTTCTTTAGTGACTACGATGAGacaaaagaacataaatattaTGATGGAAAAGACACAATGAACCACcctaaagaaaaagcaagagtaaAAAAACCAATTGGTTCTTCAGAAAGATACCAGAGATGGCTTCAATACAAATTTTTTTGTGTGCTCTGCAAAAGGGAGTGTATAGAGGCTAGAATACTGCATCATTCTAAGATGCATATGGAAGATGGTGTTTATACATGTCCAGTGTGTACAAAAAAGTTCAAGAGGAAGGAATTTTTTGTACCACATGTAATGGAACATGTTAAAATGCCACCTAGTAGAACACACAgacctaaaaagaaaataatactgaaaaaagagAGATCACCACAAAAGACAACAGCTTCCAGCAGCCCGCCCCCAGCGTTTCAGGAAAAGTCACATCAACCACAGCTGCCCGAAAACTTTGAAAATGACACACATGAATATGTCACATTTAGCCAACTGGAGAATTGCCAGCTACAAGACAGAGACATCTATCCATGTCCCGGAACGGATTGTTCTAGAGTGTTTAAACAGTTTAAATACTTAAGTGTACATCTGAAAGCTGAACATCAAAACAACGATGAGAATGCAAAACATTACTTGGATatgaaaaacaggagagagaagtgTGCTTTCTGTCGCCGACACTTCATGACATCCTTTCATTTGCGGGAGCATGAACGCGTGCACTGTGGACCTCAACCGTATATGTGTGTGTCAATGGATTGTTATGCTAGATTTGGGTCAGTTAATGAGCTTCTCAATCACAAACAAACACATGATGATCTTCGTTATAAATGTGAGCTAAATGGCTGTAATATTGTTTTCAGTGACTTAGGGCAACTTTACCACCACGAGGCACAGCACTTCAGAGATGCATCATACACCTGCAACTTCTTTGGCTGCAAAAAGTTTTACTATTCAAAAACTGAATTTCAGAATCACCTTGCAGTGCATAATATTGACGTGTCAAATGGGGAAGTGAAGCAAACACTAAAACTTGAAGAGCTGGTTTCAAAAGACAAATGCAGTTATCTTCCAGAGGCTCAGCTGCTTGAACAATCTGAAAATTCCAGTCTGAATGATAACTTGGATCCCTCAGGCTCTCAGGAAATTCCACAGATTAAGGAAGAAGCTCTCTCTGACAGTGAAGATCTAGACAGTGAAAGTAATTCCAGTCTTCATTGTGGGGACCACAGCGCAGATACTGCAGTAAACGAAGGCCAGGTGTCTCCTCTACCGATTGAAACAACGGCTCACAATCAATCAGTTTCAGGTTTCCTCATGTCCCAGGAAGGAGTCTTCCATCCAGCAGATGTGAAACAACAGTGTTCCAGTTTGGCAGTTTGCTTTGatgaaaaaaaactttcctgTGGTTTTGAAGGCTGCTGTTCCACACACAAAAATTCCAGAAGTGTGCAAAAACACCTTCGCAGGGCCCATCCATATAactttaaaggtaaaaaaaatatgGAGATGAAAACTAAAGACTTTCTCGATCTGTTGAGTGACGCTCAGGACAGTAAATCCCCTACAGACATTAGTACAGAGCTAGGTCATAATTCAGATACAAATGCTGACTCTCCAGAAAGCTTGTATTGTACTATAGATGCTAAAGGAAGCAATGGCCTGAAGGAAGAAACTTGTCCTTCTTCCCCAGAAACATCTGTTTATGACAGTTCTAAAGAATCAAATATTGAAGATAACATGTTGGAACTAATGTTAGGCCTGAAACATCTAAGCTTAAAAAATTCTAACATTCAGAATTCTTCAAGACACAAGCCTTTTTTGGGCTCTTTACAGTCCTATTCATCTAGGGATGCCAAGTGCCCTGAGTCAGTAGATGAAACTACCTCAAAATTTCAGCTTCAAGAGCAACAAGATAATTTACCCAGCCAGTACCTTACTCAACTGGCAGCTAAACCGTTTTTCTGTGAATGTCAAGGATGTACGTGTGAGTTTGTGACCAGAGAAGCTCTCTTAATGCATTATGTTAAAAAGCATAACTATTCAAAGGAAATGGTTCTTCAGTTAAATATGTTCCAGCATCGGTACTCACCATTTAAGTGTCATATTTGCCAAAGATCGTTTACAAGAAAAACACACCTTAGAATTCACTATAGAAACAAACATCAAATTGGCTGTGAGAGGGTAGCTCACAAGGTATGTTCTAATGAAAAATTTGATCATGTAGGTTTATGTACAGATAACATGCATAAAAATAGCACTGTTCCAACACCTGTCTGTGCAACCAACGTTGAATTCATTGAACATTCAGACCACTCTGAACAGCTGTGTCATCCTAAAAAGGAAGACTGTAGTTCCGAGACAGATTTGGAGTCCAGTGAAGAGACAGACAATAATGTAACAAGAAAAACATCTAACATAGCTTCTCTGGACAGTCATAAGGAAGAACTGGAAGCAAGACAGGGAAGAGGAAGCAAAAGAACGGTTGCTAAAGGAAACTTATGTTACATATTGCATAAGTACCACAAACCATTTCATTGTATACATAAAAGTTGCAACTCGGCATTTACCAACCAGAAAGGTTTGATTCGCCATTATAGAACCGTTCACCAGTATAATAAGGAACAGCTCTGCTTAGAAAAAGACAAAGCAGGAACAAAAAGGGAACTtgtcaaatgtaaaaaaatatttgcatgcaaATACAAAGAGTGTGGTAAGCGTTTTTTATGTTCTAAAGCTCTTGCTAAGCATTGTAGTGACTTCCACAATGAACACTTAGAGGATCAAAAACTGCTTTCTGAAGCTGAATCTGCAAGATTTGCTTGTAACCAAGCCCAGTGCCCTGCTGTATTTTATACCTTTAATAAGCTTAAACAGCACCTAATAGAAGAACATgccaatgaagaaaaattaaacaaagattTTGAAATCCATTGTGACCTTAATGGCTGTGATCGAATTTTCACAAATTACAGTCACTACTCTCAACATGTGTATTTCCGACATAGTGAATATTATGATAGTCTCTTTGGAAatcagaaagaggaggaagataatcaagataaagataaaaatgaacaaagttatttgaaaaacagttttgacaTAAGCAAGCAGAATGGGAAggagttaaaagaaaaatctaaaagaaTTAGCAGAAGTAGAGAAAAGCATTTGatgaatttcaaaacaaaagaggaagcCCTACAAATGTGCAAAGAGAAGTCTAACCAGACCCAGTACCCTTGCATGGTTCAGGGATGTTTGTCTGTTGTCAAATTGGAAAGCAGTATAGTGAGGCACTATAAGCGCACACATCAGATGACCAATATGTATATAGAGCAACGGATTCAGAAACTTGTTGTTTGTGTTAAATGTGGCATAATGATTGAAAAACAGTCCTGCTCCGAAACAGCTTTAGACTTGGATAAAAAAGGTGTAAAAGTTAAAGAAGATAAATCAGGTAATCCTGAATATGTGCAGGAAAGTGAAAAGCCTCTTGTTCCAAATACTGACTGTGATCCTCAAGATGTAAGCAATGAAGACCAAAAAAGATGTCCATCGAGTAGTGTGAGTTTTGATGCAAGTGCCTTTATGTATTCAGGCACTTTAAAATATAACCACAGTTCAAAGAACACCTGTTTTGAAGAGCATAACATCAGGGAGACAGTTATGtgtaaaactgaagatttttctgaaaatagtGAAAGAGAGAATAGCTCTTATTTCTCTAGTTTGCAATTAGAGTTGCCAAGAGAGAAAGACCCAGAAGGATGTCAACATAGTGCAGTtaatcaaaatgcaaaaagaaatatacTTTGTGCTACAAAAGACAAATTTCAGAAGCCTCCAATGTCCAAACCATTTGATTTAAAGACATATAAACCAATGGGATTTgagtcttcatttttaaaatttattcaggAAAGTGAGGGAAAGGAtgacgacgatgatgatgattTTGATGAGGTAGTAGAATGGGAGTCTCCTGAGCAGTTGCCAGTAGATAAAACCTTGCAAAAAGAGAGAGACGATCAAGGGGATACACCAGTAAACAACTTTGTAAATGACAAAAATGTAATCATAACCCAAAATAATCATGGGCAGCTAACAGAAATCCAGCCCTTGTTGTCAGAATCATCATCTGCCCCTTCTTTAGAAAATTTGAGGGCGATCTTGGACAAGGCACTAACAGACTGTGGAGACCTTGCCTTAAAACAGCTTCATTACTTAAGACCAGTAGTTGTTCTTGAAAGATCCAAGTTTTCCACACCCCTCATAGACTTATTTCCAACAAAAAAGGCAGATGAGCTTTGTGTAGGAAGTACGTAA
- the RLF gene encoding zinc finger protein Rlf isoform X7, producing MKTSVCKTIACLLPEDLEVRRACQLTEFLLEPTLSAFNVLEELYMQPDQKFDEENALVPNSLRCELLLALKAYWPFDPEFWDWKTLKRHCLKLLGKVASDSEDDASCNMSINETDMLETFFSDYDETKEHKYYDGKDTMNHPKEKARVKKPIGSSERYQRWLQYKFFCVLCKRECIEARILHHSKMHMEDGVYTCPVCTKKFKRKEFFVPHVMEHVKMPPSRTHRPKKKIILKKERSPQKTTASSSPPPAFQEKSHQPQLPENFENDTHEYVTFSQLENCQLQDRDIYPCPGTDCSRVFKQFKYLSVHLKAEHQNNDENAKHYLDMKNRREKCAFCRRHFMTSFHLREHERVHCGPQPYMCVSMDCYARFGSVNELLNHKQTHDDLRYKCELNGCNIVFSDLGQLYHHEAQHFRDASYTCNFFGCKKFYYSKTEFQNHLAVHNIDVSNGEVKQTLKLEELVSKDKCSYLPEAQLLEQSENSSLNDNLDPSGSQEIPQIKEEALSDSEDLDSESNSSLHCGDHSADTAVNEGQVSPLPIETTAHNQSVSGFLMSQEGVFHPADVKQQCSSLAVCFDEKKLSCGFEGCCSTHKNSRSVQKHLRRAHPYNFKGKKNMEMKTKDFLDLLSDAQDSKSPTDISTELGHNSDTNADSPESLYCTIDAKGSNGLKEETCPSSPETSVYDSSKESNIEDNMLELMLGLKHLSLKNSNIQNSSRHKPFLGSLQSYSSRDAKCPESVDETTSKFQLQEQQDNLPSQYLTQLAAKPFFCECQGCTCEFVTREALLMHYVKKHNYSKEMVLQLNMFQHRYSPFKCHICQRSFTRKTHLRIHYRNKHQIGCERVAHKVCSNEKFDHVGLCTDNMHKNSTVPTPVCATNVEFIEHSDHSEQLCHPKKEDCSSETDLESSEETDNNVTRKTSNIASLDSHKEELEARQGRGSKRTVAKGNLCYILHKYHKPFHCIHKSCNSAFTNQKGLIRHYRTVHQYNKEQLCLEKDKAGTKRELVKCKKIFACKYKECGKRFLCSKALAKHCSDFHNEHLEDQKLLSEAESARFACNQAQCPAVFYTFNKLKQHLIEEHANEEKLNKDFEIHCDLNGCDRIFTNYSHYSQHVYFRHSEYYDSLFGNQKEEEDNQDKDKNEQSYLKNSFDISKQNGKELKEKSKRISRSREKHLMNFKTKEEALQMCKEKSNQTQYPCMVQGCLSVVKLESSIVRHYKRTHQMTNMYIEQRIQKLVVCVKCGIMIEKQSCSETALDLDKKGVKVKEDKSGNPEYVQESEKPLVPNTDCDPQDVSNEDQKRCPSSSVSFDASAFMYSGTLKYNHSSKNTCFEEHNIRETVMCKTEDFSENSERENSSYFSSLQLELPREKDPEGCQHSAVNQNAKRNILCATKDKFQKPPMSKPFDLKTYKPMGFESSFLKFIQESEGKDDDDDDDFDEVVEWESPEQLPVDKTLQKERDDQGDTPVNNFVNDKNVIITQNNHGQLTEIQPLLSESSSAPSLENLRAILDKALTDCGDLALKQLHYLRPVVVLERSKFSTPLIDLFPTKKADELCVGST from the coding sequence ATGAAGACATCAGTATGTAAAACAATTGCATGCCTTTTACCAGAAGACCTTGAAGTTAGAAGAGCTTGTCAGCTCACAGAATTTTTACTTGAGCCAACTTTGAGTGCATTTAATGTGTTGGAAGAGCTCTATATGCAACCAGATCAAAAATTTGATGAAGAAAATGCACTGGTTCCAAATTCACTCCGTTGTGAGCTGCTGTTAGCTTTAAAAGCATATTGGCCATTTGATCCTGAATTTTGGGACTGGAAGACTTTAAAGCGGCATTGCCTTAAACTGTTAGGGAAAGTAGCTTCTGATTCCGAGGATGATGCAAGTTGTAATATGTCAATCAATGAAACCGACATGTTAGAAACTTTCTTTAGTGACTACGATGAGacaaaagaacataaatattaTGATGGAAAAGACACAATGAACCACcctaaagaaaaagcaagagtaaAAAAACCAATTGGTTCTTCAGAAAGATACCAGAGATGGCTTCAATACAAATTTTTTTGTGTGCTCTGCAAAAGGGAGTGTATAGAGGCTAGAATACTGCATCATTCTAAGATGCATATGGAAGATGGTGTTTATACATGTCCAGTGTGTACAAAAAAGTTCAAGAGGAAGGAATTTTTTGTACCACATGTAATGGAACATGTTAAAATGCCACCTAGTAGAACACACAgacctaaaaagaaaataatactgaaaaaagagAGATCACCACAAAAGACAACAGCTTCCAGCAGCCCGCCCCCAGCGTTTCAGGAAAAGTCACATCAACCACAGCTGCCCGAAAACTTTGAAAATGACACACATGAATATGTCACATTTAGCCAACTGGAGAATTGCCAGCTACAAGACAGAGACATCTATCCATGTCCCGGAACGGATTGTTCTAGAGTGTTTAAACAGTTTAAATACTTAAGTGTACATCTGAAAGCTGAACATCAAAACAACGATGAGAATGCAAAACATTACTTGGATatgaaaaacaggagagagaagtgTGCTTTCTGTCGCCGACACTTCATGACATCCTTTCATTTGCGGGAGCATGAACGCGTGCACTGTGGACCTCAACCGTATATGTGTGTGTCAATGGATTGTTATGCTAGATTTGGGTCAGTTAATGAGCTTCTCAATCACAAACAAACACATGATGATCTTCGTTATAAATGTGAGCTAAATGGCTGTAATATTGTTTTCAGTGACTTAGGGCAACTTTACCACCACGAGGCACAGCACTTCAGAGATGCATCATACACCTGCAACTTCTTTGGCTGCAAAAAGTTTTACTATTCAAAAACTGAATTTCAGAATCACCTTGCAGTGCATAATATTGACGTGTCAAATGGGGAAGTGAAGCAAACACTAAAACTTGAAGAGCTGGTTTCAAAAGACAAATGCAGTTATCTTCCAGAGGCTCAGCTGCTTGAACAATCTGAAAATTCCAGTCTGAATGATAACTTGGATCCCTCAGGCTCTCAGGAAATTCCACAGATTAAGGAAGAAGCTCTCTCTGACAGTGAAGATCTAGACAGTGAAAGTAATTCCAGTCTTCATTGTGGGGACCACAGCGCAGATACTGCAGTAAACGAAGGCCAGGTGTCTCCTCTACCGATTGAAACAACGGCTCACAATCAATCAGTTTCAGGTTTCCTCATGTCCCAGGAAGGAGTCTTCCATCCAGCAGATGTGAAACAACAGTGTTCCAGTTTGGCAGTTTGCTTTGatgaaaaaaaactttcctgTGGTTTTGAAGGCTGCTGTTCCACACACAAAAATTCCAGAAGTGTGCAAAAACACCTTCGCAGGGCCCATCCATATAactttaaaggtaaaaaaaatatgGAGATGAAAACTAAAGACTTTCTCGATCTGTTGAGTGACGCTCAGGACAGTAAATCCCCTACAGACATTAGTACAGAGCTAGGTCATAATTCAGATACAAATGCTGACTCTCCAGAAAGCTTGTATTGTACTATAGATGCTAAAGGAAGCAATGGCCTGAAGGAAGAAACTTGTCCTTCTTCCCCAGAAACATCTGTTTATGACAGTTCTAAAGAATCAAATATTGAAGATAACATGTTGGAACTAATGTTAGGCCTGAAACATCTAAGCTTAAAAAATTCTAACATTCAGAATTCTTCAAGACACAAGCCTTTTTTGGGCTCTTTACAGTCCTATTCATCTAGGGATGCCAAGTGCCCTGAGTCAGTAGATGAAACTACCTCAAAATTTCAGCTTCAAGAGCAACAAGATAATTTACCCAGCCAGTACCTTACTCAACTGGCAGCTAAACCGTTTTTCTGTGAATGTCAAGGATGTACGTGTGAGTTTGTGACCAGAGAAGCTCTCTTAATGCATTATGTTAAAAAGCATAACTATTCAAAGGAAATGGTTCTTCAGTTAAATATGTTCCAGCATCGGTACTCACCATTTAAGTGTCATATTTGCCAAAGATCGTTTACAAGAAAAACACACCTTAGAATTCACTATAGAAACAAACATCAAATTGGCTGTGAGAGGGTAGCTCACAAGGTATGTTCTAATGAAAAATTTGATCATGTAGGTTTATGTACAGATAACATGCATAAAAATAGCACTGTTCCAACACCTGTCTGTGCAACCAACGTTGAATTCATTGAACATTCAGACCACTCTGAACAGCTGTGTCATCCTAAAAAGGAAGACTGTAGTTCCGAGACAGATTTGGAGTCCAGTGAAGAGACAGACAATAATGTAACAAGAAAAACATCTAACATAGCTTCTCTGGACAGTCATAAGGAAGAACTGGAAGCAAGACAGGGAAGAGGAAGCAAAAGAACGGTTGCTAAAGGAAACTTATGTTACATATTGCATAAGTACCACAAACCATTTCATTGTATACATAAAAGTTGCAACTCGGCATTTACCAACCAGAAAGGTTTGATTCGCCATTATAGAACCGTTCACCAGTATAATAAGGAACAGCTCTGCTTAGAAAAAGACAAAGCAGGAACAAAAAGGGAACTtgtcaaatgtaaaaaaatatttgcatgcaaATACAAAGAGTGTGGTAAGCGTTTTTTATGTTCTAAAGCTCTTGCTAAGCATTGTAGTGACTTCCACAATGAACACTTAGAGGATCAAAAACTGCTTTCTGAAGCTGAATCTGCAAGATTTGCTTGTAACCAAGCCCAGTGCCCTGCTGTATTTTATACCTTTAATAAGCTTAAACAGCACCTAATAGAAGAACATgccaatgaagaaaaattaaacaaagattTTGAAATCCATTGTGACCTTAATGGCTGTGATCGAATTTTCACAAATTACAGTCACTACTCTCAACATGTGTATTTCCGACATAGTGAATATTATGATAGTCTCTTTGGAAatcagaaagaggaggaagataatcaagataaagataaaaatgaacaaagttatttgaaaaacagttttgacaTAAGCAAGCAGAATGGGAAggagttaaaagaaaaatctaaaagaaTTAGCAGAAGTAGAGAAAAGCATTTGatgaatttcaaaacaaaagaggaagcCCTACAAATGTGCAAAGAGAAGTCTAACCAGACCCAGTACCCTTGCATGGTTCAGGGATGTTTGTCTGTTGTCAAATTGGAAAGCAGTATAGTGAGGCACTATAAGCGCACACATCAGATGACCAATATGTATATAGAGCAACGGATTCAGAAACTTGTTGTTTGTGTTAAATGTGGCATAATGATTGAAAAACAGTCCTGCTCCGAAACAGCTTTAGACTTGGATAAAAAAGGTGTAAAAGTTAAAGAAGATAAATCAGGTAATCCTGAATATGTGCAGGAAAGTGAAAAGCCTCTTGTTCCAAATACTGACTGTGATCCTCAAGATGTAAGCAATGAAGACCAAAAAAGATGTCCATCGAGTAGTGTGAGTTTTGATGCAAGTGCCTTTATGTATTCAGGCACTTTAAAATATAACCACAGTTCAAAGAACACCTGTTTTGAAGAGCATAACATCAGGGAGACAGTTATGtgtaaaactgaagatttttctgaaaatagtGAAAGAGAGAATAGCTCTTATTTCTCTAGTTTGCAATTAGAGTTGCCAAGAGAGAAAGACCCAGAAGGATGTCAACATAGTGCAGTtaatcaaaatgcaaaaagaaatatacTTTGTGCTACAAAAGACAAATTTCAGAAGCCTCCAATGTCCAAACCATTTGATTTAAAGACATATAAACCAATGGGATTTgagtcttcatttttaaaatttattcaggAAAGTGAGGGAAAGGAtgacgacgatgatgatgattTTGATGAGGTAGTAGAATGGGAGTCTCCTGAGCAGTTGCCAGTAGATAAAACCTTGCAAAAAGAGAGAGACGATCAAGGGGATACACCAGTAAACAACTTTGTAAATGACAAAAATGTAATCATAACCCAAAATAATCATGGGCAGCTAACAGAAATCCAGCCCTTGTTGTCAGAATCATCATCTGCCCCTTCTTTAGAAAATTTGAGGGCGATCTTGGACAAGGCACTAACAGACTGTGGAGACCTTGCCTTAAAACAGCTTCATTACTTAAGACCAGTAGTTGTTCTTGAAAGATCCAAGTTTTCCACACCCCTCATAGACTTATTTCCAACAAAAAAGGCAGATGAGCTTTGTGTAGGAAGTACGTAA